TGGTGCTGCCGTTCGCTGTGATGGCCACCCGCCAAGAGTGCCACGGCCCCGGCCGTTGTTTCACGTGAAACAACGCCGCGAAAAGGACGGTGGGGGCCCCGGCGATGCCGGAACCCCCACCGGAGCCCTACGAGTCGTCAGTTCGACCCGGCAGGTTCACCGCACGGACACGACCCGAAAGCCGCACCGCGTGCTCAGCGCCCTGCCGGGACAATCGCGAACCGAGCTACGCTCAGCGCCCTGCCGGGACAATCGCGAACCGAGCTACGCTCAGCGCCCTGCCAGGACAATCGCGAACCGAGCTACGCTCAGCGCTCGACCTCACCGCGGATGAACTTCTCCACGTTGTCGCGAGCCTCGTCGTCGAAGTACTGAACCGGCGGGGACTTCATGAAGTACGAGGACGCCGACAGGATCGGGCCGCCGATGCCGCGGTCCTTGGCGATCTTCGCGGCGCGGACGGCGTCGATGATGACACCGGCCGAGTTCGGGGAGTCCCAGACCTCGAGCTTGTACTCGAGGTTCAGCGGGACGTCGCCGAAGGCGCGACCCTCGAGGCGGACGTACGCCCACTTGCGGTCGTCGAGCCACGCGACGTAGTCGGACGGGCCGATGTGGACGTTCTTGGCGCCCAGGTCACGGTCACGGACCTGCGAGGTGACGGCCTGCGTCTTGGAGATCTTCTTCGACTCCAGGCGCTCGCGCTCCAGCATGTTCTTGAAGTCCATGTTGCCGCCGACGTTCAGCTGCATGGTGCGCTCCAGCAGGACACCGCGGTCCTCGAAGAGCTTCGCCATCACGCGGTGCGTGATGGTGGCACCGACCTGCGACTTGATGTCGTCGCCGACGATCGGCACGCCGGCCTCGGTGAACTTGTCCGCCCACTCCTTGGTGCCCGCGATGAACACCGGGAGGGCGTTCACGAAGCCGACCTTGGCGTCGATGGCGCACTGGGCGTAGAACTTGGCGGCCTTCTCGGAGCCCACCGGCAGGTAGCAGACGAGAACGTCGACCTGGCGGTCCTTGAGGACCTGGACGACGTCGACCGGCTCCTCGTCGGACTGCTCGATGGTCTCCAGGTAGTACTTGCCCAGGCCGTCGAGGGTGTGACCACGCTGCACGGTGACGCCGGTCGGCGGCACGTCGCAGATCTTGATGGTGTTGTTCTCGCTGGCGCCGATGGCGTCGGCCAGGTCGAAGCCGACCTTCTTGGCGTCGACGTCGAACGCGGCGACGAACTCGACGTCACGGACGTGGTAGTCGCCGAACTGCACGTGCATCAGCCCGGGGACCTTGCCGGCCGGGTCGGCGTCCTTGTAGTACTCGACACCCTGCACCAGCGACGCGGCGCAGTTGCCGACGCCCACGATGGCTACGCGAACCGAACCCATTCCGGTTGCTCCCTCTGATCTCATGAGGTCCGCCGGTCCCGGCGGCTCTCGTCCTGCTGCTTCTGCAATGACTGAATGACTGTCTGACGGGCGCACGAGGCGCCCACTCCTACCGCGCCGCACGAGGCGGCGTGGTGTCAGCGCTCCTGTGCGGAGCGCCCCGGGCGGTCGTACGGTGGCTCGGGCGGGTCCGAGGACCCGATCTCCTGGCCACGGCCGTCCGAAGTCTTGTCGGAGCTCGACGAGGCGGGTGAGGGCCCGCCCCGTACCGTCCGGTTGGCCCGCTCGGTCTCGATCAGCTCGTTGAGCCAGCGGACCTCGCGCTCGACCGACTCCAATCCGTGCCGCTGCAGTTCGAGTGTGTAGTCGTCGAACCGCTCGCGGGTGCGGGCGATGGAGCTGCGCATCCGTTCCAGCCGCTCCTCCAGCCGGCTGCGGCGCCCTTCCAGGACGCGCATCCGCACGGCCCGGTCGGTCTGGCCGAAGAACGCGAAGTGGACGCCGAAGTGCTCGTCCTCCCAGGCGTCCGGGCCGGAGTCGGCCAGCAGCTCCTCGAAGCGCTCCTTGCCCTCGGG
The sequence above is a segment of the Kitasatospora sp. NBC_00240 genome. Coding sequences within it:
- a CDS encoding inositol-3-phosphate synthase; protein product: MGSVRVAIVGVGNCAASLVQGVEYYKDADPAGKVPGLMHVQFGDYHVRDVEFVAAFDVDAKKVGFDLADAIGASENNTIKICDVPPTGVTVQRGHTLDGLGKYYLETIEQSDEEPVDVVQVLKDRQVDVLVCYLPVGSEKAAKFYAQCAIDAKVGFVNALPVFIAGTKEWADKFTEAGVPIVGDDIKSQVGATITHRVMAKLFEDRGVLLERTMQLNVGGNMDFKNMLERERLESKKISKTQAVTSQVRDRDLGAKNVHIGPSDYVAWLDDRKWAYVRLEGRAFGDVPLNLEYKLEVWDSPNSAGVIIDAVRAAKIAKDRGIGGPILSASSYFMKSPPVQYFDDEARDNVEKFIRGEVER
- a CDS encoding PadR family transcriptional regulator; this encodes MSRRSGVLEFAVLGLLHDAPMHGYELRKRLNVLLGSFRAFSYGTLYPCLKSLVAQGFLVEDNPDVEYVPATALNGKRSKIVYRLSPEGKERFEELLADSGPDAWEDEHFGVHFAFFGQTDRAVRMRVLEGRRSRLEERLERMRSSIARTRERFDDYTLELQRHGLESVEREVRWLNELIETERANRTVRGGPSPASSSSDKTSDGRGQEIGSSDPPEPPYDRPGRSAQER